A window of Pirellula sp. SH-Sr6A contains these coding sequences:
- a CDS encoding sulfatase family protein, producing MKRTVKLWLALIVFAAFSYNIAIATELQHPNIVLILADDLGYGDVQCLNPQRGKIQTPNLDRLATQGMVFTDAHSGSSVCTPTRYGLLTGRYAWRTRLQKGVLDGGNDEPLIAEDRFTLGAMLSGHGYVAACIGKWHLGFQSDARTVQGGKAMGQNGLPVGAKILGGPITRGFDTFWGCSNARTMSSLIEGDRVIEMIETVDMLPRLGQRAVQFIESHIASSSKESPFFLYLPLTSPHTPIVPSDRWRGKSGLGDYGDFVMQTDAIVADVLKALDEQGIADNTLVLFSSDNGCSPAADTEKLEAAGHFASERYRGYKADIWDGGHRVPLFVRWPGKVKPGTQSDQLICLTDVIATCAEIIGHKLPDTAGEDSVSFLPTLLGKETPVVRESIVHHSIQGKFAIRDKRWKLCLCNGSGGWSKGKTTSPQLYDMQTDPEESNNMAQHEPDVVARLSELLKRFIERGRSTPGTEQANDVKVNAPYGTLD from the coding sequence ATGAAGAGAACGGTCAAGCTATGGCTCGCATTGATTGTGTTCGCAGCGTTCTCTTACAACATCGCCATAGCAACGGAATTACAGCATCCGAACATCGTATTGATCCTGGCTGATGATCTGGGATACGGCGACGTGCAATGCCTCAATCCGCAGAGAGGAAAGATCCAAACACCCAACTTGGATCGCCTCGCTACACAAGGAATGGTATTCACCGATGCGCACAGCGGATCATCCGTCTGCACGCCAACACGCTACGGGCTCCTGACGGGTAGGTATGCTTGGCGCACGCGATTGCAGAAAGGTGTACTCGACGGAGGAAATGACGAACCTCTTATTGCAGAAGACCGATTCACCTTGGGGGCAATGTTAAGTGGCCATGGATACGTTGCCGCATGCATCGGCAAATGGCACTTGGGTTTTCAGTCCGACGCCCGAACGGTCCAAGGAGGGAAGGCGATGGGACAAAACGGACTCCCTGTGGGAGCGAAGATTCTAGGTGGTCCCATCACACGAGGCTTCGATACATTCTGGGGCTGTTCCAACGCGAGAACGATGTCGTCCCTGATCGAGGGTGATCGTGTTATCGAGATGATCGAGACGGTCGATATGTTGCCACGATTGGGACAGCGAGCGGTCCAATTCATCGAATCGCACATCGCGTCTTCGAGCAAGGAGTCGCCATTTTTCCTTTATCTTCCTCTCACCTCGCCCCATACACCCATCGTACCAAGCGATCGTTGGCGAGGTAAAAGTGGTTTGGGTGACTACGGGGACTTTGTCATGCAAACCGATGCCATCGTAGCTGATGTGCTCAAGGCACTGGATGAGCAAGGGATCGCGGACAATACGCTTGTGCTGTTCTCTTCGGATAACGGTTGCTCTCCCGCAGCGGATACCGAAAAGTTGGAGGCGGCAGGGCACTTCGCCAGCGAGCGCTATCGAGGGTACAAGGCGGATATCTGGGATGGAGGGCATCGCGTTCCGCTATTCGTTCGCTGGCCAGGCAAAGTGAAGCCAGGAACACAAAGCGATCAACTGATTTGCCTTACCGACGTAATCGCGACATGTGCAGAAATCATTGGGCATAAGCTGCCTGATACCGCCGGTGAGGATAGCGTAAGTTTCTTACCAACACTGCTTGGTAAGGAAACGCCAGTGGTTCGGGAATCGATCGTCCACCATAGCATTCAAGGGAAATTTGCAATCCGCGATAAGCGTTGGAAGTTGTGTTTGTGCAACGGGAGCGGTGGTTGGTCGAAAGGGAAAACCACCTCTCCACAACTCTACGATATGCAAACCGATCCAGAGGAATCCAATAACATGGCTCAGCACGAACCCGATGTGGTTGCGAGATTGTCGGAGTTGTTAAAACGCTTCATCGAGCGTGGTCGCAGTACGCCAGGGACGGAGCAAGCCAACGATGTCAAGGTGAACGCCCCCTATGGAACGCTCGATTAG
- a CDS encoding Gfo/Idh/MocA family protein, which translates to MKRRNFLSGTASACAASAVFPTFASGKEGKSANSKVNVAFIGSGGWIAQQPYKQGCSDENLVAFCDVDSDHCAENLKSWRTTQPFFEDFRVMFDKMGKEIDAVVVSTPDHTHFPATLAAMERGIHVYTQKPLTHNIWQARTLVKAKERYQVVTQMGNQGHAGDGIRQSVEAYRAGLIGEVSQVFCRNSGPQMGGQHFANPSTMPPPSAPIPKGLAWDLWLGPVAERPFSSEYHPLKWRSFYDFGLGMLGDWGCHTLDTPVWALDLDPPTAVECLDRKDSLDGVIPSGSHIRFHFPAKDRRGPVTLDWFDGPQDWKNVGRIDKFGAENATHKGQACWMVGSKGLLGCGTHAGVPTLADEELHQTWLKNPPTSTIARVAGGPFREWLRAIKGEGPEPGSHFSYGAKLTEIVLLGVLAQRFNTRIEWDAKSGKITNHPELNAFVKEPARAGWQYGEQLWS; encoded by the coding sequence ATGAAACGAAGAAATTTTTTGTCAGGGACGGCGTCTGCCTGTGCTGCGAGCGCTGTATTTCCAACTTTTGCTAGTGGTAAGGAAGGGAAATCCGCGAATAGCAAAGTGAATGTGGCCTTCATAGGTTCAGGAGGCTGGATCGCACAACAACCTTACAAACAAGGCTGCAGCGACGAGAACTTGGTCGCGTTTTGCGATGTGGACAGCGATCATTGCGCCGAGAATTTAAAAAGTTGGCGTACCACACAACCTTTCTTTGAAGACTTTCGGGTCATGTTCGACAAGATGGGGAAGGAGATCGATGCGGTCGTCGTATCGACGCCCGACCATACGCATTTTCCCGCAACGTTGGCAGCGATGGAACGGGGGATTCATGTCTACACGCAAAAACCCCTCACGCACAACATTTGGCAAGCCCGTACTTTGGTCAAGGCAAAAGAACGTTACCAAGTCGTAACTCAGATGGGGAATCAAGGACATGCAGGGGATGGAATTCGTCAGTCGGTGGAGGCGTACCGCGCCGGACTTATTGGTGAAGTCTCCCAAGTCTTTTGTCGCAACAGCGGCCCGCAAATGGGTGGTCAGCACTTTGCAAACCCTTCGACGATGCCCCCTCCGTCGGCACCCATTCCCAAGGGGCTTGCTTGGGATTTGTGGTTAGGCCCCGTCGCAGAGCGTCCCTTCAGCAGTGAGTACCACCCACTGAAGTGGCGATCGTTTTATGACTTCGGTCTCGGCATGCTCGGCGATTGGGGCTGCCATACACTCGACACGCCCGTATGGGCCCTCGACTTGGACCCTCCAACCGCAGTCGAGTGTTTAGATCGAAAGGATTCGCTCGACGGAGTGATCCCATCGGGAAGTCATATTCGTTTCCATTTCCCCGCCAAGGATCGGCGCGGTCCGGTAACACTCGATTGGTTTGACGGGCCTCAAGATTGGAAGAATGTGGGGCGAATCGACAAGTTCGGGGCGGAGAATGCAACCCACAAGGGACAGGCCTGCTGGATGGTGGGAAGCAAGGGATTATTAGGGTGCGGAACCCATGCAGGAGTGCCGACCCTCGCCGACGAAGAACTGCATCAAACTTGGTTAAAGAACCCACCCACGTCGACGATTGCTCGAGTCGCAGGAGGACCGTTTCGCGAATGGCTAAGAGCGATCAAAGGGGAAGGCCCCGAGCCAGGTTCTCATTTTTCTTATGGCGCCAAACTCACGGAGATCGTCCTACTTGGAGTGCTCGCCCAACGGTTCAATACTCGCATCGAGTGGGACGCAAAATCAGGGAAAATCACGAATCATCCCGAGTTGAATGCGTTCGTTAAAGAACCAGCCCGCGCGGGGTGGCAGTATGGCGAACAACTTTGGTCCTAA
- a CDS encoding sialate O-acetylesterase, which translates to MPHSLLAEDVGERWGTEEREREYYPIVNIPMPKDAVIEAGAFATLPDGRIAVGTRHGEIYFLDGIDAKKPNPTYHRFATGLDEIFGLAWEKDSLRVTQSCELTRVRDTNGDGVADRFETLSDDWGYANYHEYAFGSQVDREGNQFVALGLSASYHSHAWNRGFIMKVAPDGKTTAFASGLRSPGGIGFDEHDALFYVESQGPWNCSCSLKAVAPQSFHGHPASFHWYPYSPELGPIPEMPKPGSRIVLEKKRIKQLTPYAVIFPYVRMGRSITAFSVDRTGGKFGPFENQMFLGDYTQSILMRATTEQVNGVWQGACYPFREGISTGILNVEFTPEGNLVSGGTNRGWPVRGIKPFALERVEWSGKMPFEINRITIEPDGFQITFTKPVEPVTGSSPASYSISAFTHPYHGAYGGPEIEKKSPAVKKVVLAPDGLSAKISLEELEQGFVYEFDLVRLRSRDSEELLHRNAFYTVNEVPAKRNVLVSTKAIDENPLVPGEDRIDTPDISDGLCVHNLFQSNMVVQRDRPIPVWGWASPGEQVTVTLGEESRVIKAAADRTWKVEFSPMPASTNPRSIVVQGKDAKIELTNILVGDVWLLGGQSNMEFELHKVEEGPLEILSANFDQIRLFTVPQLNGPETKTSFPRQYQWNDFFSQHFRQGYWDVCTPESVRDMSGIGYVFGRRIHMATRVPIGIMDVSRGGTTLAAWTPIEVLTKINSPELQSTLLDWDTRVAEFDPQKDLERRIKQFDEREANLKAQGKPIPKNRKRPNELLPGPAVDMNRPGNLFAGTISTIAGLPVKGAIWHQGYNDALQPNGHKLYAAVFPEMIKAWRSVLNDPNMPFGIITQETQDQPQTLENFLPPMVDEGVYIREVHYQTFLKLRDQGDKNIGYASSFDQHRAWYHPQIKVPVGERIAKWALATQYGKSIRWLPPQLQECKIEPGKITLKLDTWAIPFHDGPIQGFAIAGKDGRFQPAKAVWLDKNEGKGEPNWERSTIVLSSELVPEPIYFRYAWARNPLENLKSSENAGLPFDTQRNDSFSLADMVEIYTGKKTTTPGVISPKESRELVQALQAEDKKRRFFEARKLLDEKSGFSSGR; encoded by the coding sequence ATGCCGCACTCTCTCCTGGCAGAGGATGTCGGCGAACGCTGGGGAACCGAAGAGCGAGAGCGCGAGTACTATCCCATCGTTAACATTCCAATGCCCAAAGATGCGGTCATTGAAGCCGGCGCTTTTGCTACTCTTCCCGATGGTCGAATAGCGGTAGGAACTCGTCATGGAGAGATTTACTTTCTGGACGGGATCGACGCCAAAAAGCCCAATCCAACCTATCATCGCTTCGCGACTGGGCTAGACGAGATCTTTGGACTCGCTTGGGAAAAGGATTCCCTTCGAGTAACACAAAGTTGCGAGTTGACTCGAGTTCGCGACACAAACGGAGATGGCGTTGCCGATCGGTTCGAGACTTTGTCGGACGATTGGGGATATGCGAATTATCACGAGTACGCATTTGGCTCCCAGGTGGATCGTGAGGGGAATCAGTTTGTGGCGCTGGGGCTATCGGCGTCCTATCATTCCCACGCTTGGAATCGTGGATTCATCATGAAGGTAGCGCCCGATGGCAAGACGACCGCGTTTGCAAGCGGGCTTCGTAGCCCTGGTGGTATTGGGTTCGATGAACATGACGCACTCTTCTACGTGGAAAGCCAAGGACCTTGGAACTGCTCCTGTAGCTTGAAGGCGGTTGCTCCGCAAAGCTTCCACGGGCACCCCGCTAGCTTCCATTGGTATCCCTACTCGCCCGAGTTAGGGCCGATTCCGGAGATGCCGAAACCGGGAAGCCGAATTGTCTTGGAAAAGAAACGGATCAAGCAACTAACGCCCTACGCTGTCATCTTTCCGTACGTACGAATGGGTCGATCGATCACGGCATTCAGCGTCGATCGAACCGGTGGGAAGTTTGGTCCTTTTGAGAACCAAATGTTCCTCGGTGATTACACGCAATCCATCTTGATGCGTGCGACCACCGAGCAGGTGAACGGCGTTTGGCAAGGAGCTTGCTATCCGTTTCGCGAAGGAATCTCGACCGGCATTCTCAATGTGGAGTTTACGCCGGAAGGAAATCTGGTTTCCGGGGGAACCAATCGCGGGTGGCCCGTGCGAGGCATTAAGCCGTTTGCGCTCGAACGTGTGGAATGGAGCGGCAAAATGCCGTTCGAGATCAACCGCATTACCATCGAACCGGATGGCTTTCAAATCACATTTACGAAGCCTGTCGAACCCGTGACTGGCAGTTCTCCAGCATCGTATTCTATTTCGGCCTTCACCCATCCTTACCATGGAGCCTATGGAGGACCGGAGATCGAGAAAAAGTCTCCTGCAGTCAAGAAGGTCGTGCTCGCACCCGATGGTCTTTCTGCCAAGATCTCGCTGGAAGAACTGGAGCAGGGGTTTGTGTACGAGTTCGACTTGGTCCGATTGCGTTCGCGAGACAGCGAAGAACTGCTGCACCGCAACGCCTTTTATACGGTCAACGAAGTACCTGCAAAGCGAAACGTCCTCGTGTCGACCAAGGCAATCGATGAGAATCCATTGGTTCCAGGTGAAGACCGAATCGATACGCCGGACATTTCCGATGGCCTTTGTGTTCACAACCTCTTTCAATCCAACATGGTGGTTCAACGAGATAGGCCGATTCCCGTTTGGGGATGGGCTTCACCTGGCGAACAAGTCACTGTGACCTTGGGCGAGGAGTCGCGGGTGATCAAGGCAGCGGCCGACCGGACTTGGAAAGTGGAGTTCTCTCCCATGCCAGCCAGCACCAATCCACGATCGATCGTGGTCCAGGGCAAAGATGCAAAGATCGAACTGACCAATATTCTCGTCGGTGATGTCTGGCTTCTCGGTGGCCAAAGCAATATGGAGTTCGAACTCCATAAAGTGGAGGAGGGACCGCTCGAAATCCTCTCTGCCAACTTCGACCAGATTCGACTCTTCACAGTCCCCCAATTGAACGGACCAGAAACGAAGACATCTTTTCCACGTCAGTACCAATGGAATGACTTCTTCAGCCAGCACTTTCGACAAGGATATTGGGATGTATGTACCCCTGAGTCTGTGCGCGACATGTCTGGAATCGGATACGTGTTTGGTCGTCGGATCCACATGGCGACCCGGGTACCGATCGGGATCATGGATGTCTCTCGAGGAGGTACCACTCTGGCAGCTTGGACACCGATTGAGGTACTGACGAAGATCAATTCGCCTGAACTGCAAAGCACCTTGTTGGATTGGGACACGCGAGTGGCTGAGTTCGATCCGCAGAAGGATCTGGAACGACGGATCAAGCAATTTGATGAACGGGAAGCGAACTTAAAAGCGCAGGGGAAACCTATCCCCAAGAATCGCAAACGGCCGAATGAGTTGCTTCCGGGCCCAGCAGTCGACATGAATCGACCGGGGAATCTTTTTGCGGGTACGATTTCGACCATCGCAGGACTGCCCGTCAAAGGGGCCATTTGGCATCAAGGCTACAACGACGCTTTGCAACCCAACGGACACAAACTGTATGCCGCTGTCTTTCCTGAAATGATCAAGGCATGGCGTTCCGTATTGAATGATCCCAACATGCCGTTCGGTATCATTACCCAGGAAACGCAAGATCAGCCGCAAACACTAGAGAACTTTCTACCACCTATGGTGGATGAAGGTGTCTACATTCGCGAAGTCCACTACCAAACCTTCCTCAAGCTTCGCGACCAGGGTGACAAGAATATTGGGTATGCCAGTAGCTTCGATCAACATCGCGCTTGGTACCATCCACAGATCAAAGTTCCGGTCGGCGAGCGGATTGCGAAATGGGCGTTAGCGACGCAGTACGGCAAGTCGATACGATGGCTTCCACCGCAATTGCAGGAGTGCAAGATTGAGCCGGGGAAGATAACCTTGAAGCTCGATACTTGGGCGATCCCCTTTCACGATGGTCCGATTCAAGGGTTCGCGATCGCCGGTAAGGATGGTCGCTTTCAGCCTGCCAAGGCGGTGTGGTTGGACAAGAACGAAGGGAAGGGAGAACCGAATTGGGAGCGTTCCACTATCGTCCTTTCCAGCGAACTGGTTCCCGAACCGATTTACTTCCGCTACGCGTGGGCTCGCAATCCATTGGAGAATTTGAAGTCGTCGGAGAATGCGGGACTCCCCTTCGATACACAGCGCAACGATTCATTCTCGCTCGCCGATATGGTCGAGATCTATACCGGAAAGAAAACGACAACACCTGGCGTGATCAGCCCCAAAGAGTCTCGTGAGCTTGTTCAAGCCCTCCAAGCGGAAGATAAAAAACGTCGATTCTTCGAAGCGAGAAAACTACTAGACGAGAAGTCTGGTTTTAGTTCTGGACGGTGA
- a CDS encoding sulfatase-like hydrolase/transferase, producing MRLFLSFLVLLIACCTTAVAGDAKRPNILFILVDDQSPWDLQCYNQGSALDSPNIDRLAREGIVLDGAYHMGANMGAVCTPSRHMIMSGRKVWHLPTAPQAVQKGLCPPDLEQQTIPAVFNRNGYATMRTCKQGNSYEAANKLFTVRHDATKRGGTPETGSAWHGDRVMDYLTERESTKETKPFLIYYGFSHPHDERDGTPKLLAKYGATNHTDKSTPPPANPKQPKLPPNYLPAHPFPHGHPKLRDEVAVSGVWERRDEQTIRNELGREFACSENIDIQIGRVLSKLEAMGELDNTYVIYTADHGMAIGRHGLQGKQNLYEHTWRVPLIVKGPGIQAGSRAEGNVYLHDVLATLCDLAGIPAPQTNEGTSFKPVLLGQQKTIRDTLYGVYCGGTKPGMRAVKKGDWKLIQYDVLNGKVRESQLFHLKDNPQEFLIEHHDPKVKTLTGANPLPHQVNLASDPKYADKLAEMQSLLLDEMRRLNDPWRLWNQPDDGITSR from the coding sequence ATGAGACTTTTCCTCTCCTTCCTGGTGCTCTTGATTGCATGTTGCACAACGGCTGTCGCCGGCGATGCGAAGCGTCCGAATATTCTTTTCATCCTCGTCGATGATCAGTCCCCATGGGATCTCCAATGCTACAACCAGGGTTCAGCGCTGGATTCACCGAACATCGATCGGCTCGCACGCGAGGGGATCGTTCTCGACGGTGCCTACCACATGGGAGCGAACATGGGAGCCGTTTGTACCCCATCACGCCACATGATCATGAGCGGGCGCAAGGTTTGGCATTTGCCAACTGCTCCGCAGGCCGTGCAAAAAGGACTTTGTCCTCCCGATTTGGAACAGCAGACCATTCCCGCCGTCTTCAACCGCAACGGATATGCGACCATGCGGACATGCAAACAAGGGAACAGCTACGAGGCAGCCAACAAACTCTTCACCGTGCGTCACGATGCCACCAAGCGAGGTGGAACACCCGAGACGGGTAGCGCTTGGCACGGCGATAGAGTGATGGACTATCTCACCGAGCGCGAATCGACCAAGGAGACGAAGCCCTTTTTGATCTACTACGGTTTCTCGCACCCACACGATGAACGAGATGGTACACCGAAGTTGCTGGCCAAATATGGAGCGACCAATCACACAGATAAATCCACGCCGCCACCTGCGAACCCCAAACAACCAAAGCTTCCACCAAACTATCTGCCCGCTCATCCCTTTCCACATGGCCATCCCAAATTGCGTGACGAGGTTGCCGTGAGTGGCGTATGGGAGCGACGCGACGAGCAGACGATCCGCAATGAACTGGGACGCGAATTCGCTTGCAGTGAAAACATCGATATCCAGATTGGACGTGTTTTATCCAAGCTCGAAGCGATGGGTGAACTCGACAATACCTATGTCATCTATACCGCAGATCACGGTATGGCCATCGGTCGGCATGGCTTGCAAGGAAAACAAAATCTCTACGAACATACTTGGCGAGTCCCTCTCATCGTAAAGGGACCGGGGATCCAAGCTGGCAGCCGCGCCGAAGGAAACGTTTACCTGCACGATGTGCTTGCGACCCTTTGCGACTTGGCAGGCATTCCCGCTCCCCAAACCAACGAAGGCACGAGCTTCAAGCCCGTGCTTCTAGGACAACAAAAAACCATTCGCGATACGCTTTATGGTGTTTACTGCGGTGGAACCAAGCCTGGAATGCGAGCGGTCAAGAAAGGGGACTGGAAACTGATTCAATACGACGTTTTGAACGGTAAAGTCAGAGAGTCTCAGCTCTTTCATCTGAAAGATAACCCGCAGGAGTTCCTCATCGAGCATCACGATCCCAAAGTGAAGACGCTGACGGGGGCGAATCCGTTGCCTCATCAAGTGAATCTCGCTTCGGATCCAAAATACGCCGACAAGCTAGCAGAAATGCAATCGCTGCTCCTCGACGAGATGCGGCGACTGAACGATCCTTGGCGACTCTGGAATCAACCGGATGATGGGATTACCTCGCGATGA
- a CDS encoding sulfatase: MRSVMLSCLFAVLCLLSFGGRIYSADRPNVLFIAIDDLRCDLGSMDVPYAKTPQLDAFAQTARVFTRHYVQVPTCGASRCALLRGRYPTVPSQINNGGIAQTHKEWGHQSLPTTFRRAGYKTLALGKITHHPGGRTGKEWRDGPEELPGAWDHAWIPDGPWESPEAIMHGYADGARRRPGKSLPWESQDGPDESYPDAWVAKEAIQTLEDLSKQQEPWFFGVGFFKPHLPFAAPKRWYDLHADGIPDLNPLAAMKPKWPSTWHKSGELRGNYGHEPGRDPDTDAEYARLLRRAYAACVSYMDAQVGKVLKELERLGLDDNTIVVIWSDHGFLLGEHAIWGKHCLYENALRSPLMIRHPDIKQPGKHCDAIVETIDVFPTLTELCSLEAPATLDGRSLVPQLADPSMKTTKPAVGFWGGGQRTVRTDRWRMIVSKPNGEKAPQVELFDYETDPEETNNHADANPAVVAELLQLLSQAP, from the coding sequence ATGAGATCGGTCATGTTGAGTTGCTTGTTCGCAGTGTTGTGTCTTCTTTCCTTCGGCGGGCGGATTTACAGCGCTGATCGCCCCAACGTCTTATTCATCGCAATCGATGACTTACGATGCGATCTTGGATCGATGGATGTTCCTTACGCAAAGACACCGCAGCTCGATGCGTTTGCGCAGACGGCAAGGGTTTTTACTCGGCACTATGTTCAAGTGCCAACGTGCGGCGCCTCGCGATGCGCACTGCTTCGAGGGCGATATCCGACCGTCCCTTCCCAGATCAACAATGGTGGGATTGCTCAGACTCACAAGGAGTGGGGGCATCAAAGTTTGCCGACCACCTTTCGCAGAGCAGGGTACAAGACATTAGCACTGGGCAAGATCACGCATCACCCCGGTGGACGAACCGGAAAAGAATGGCGAGATGGTCCGGAAGAGCTCCCAGGAGCTTGGGATCACGCTTGGATCCCAGATGGACCATGGGAGAGCCCGGAAGCCATCATGCACGGATATGCCGATGGCGCGCGACGCCGACCAGGTAAGTCTTTGCCTTGGGAATCCCAGGACGGTCCAGATGAATCCTACCCAGATGCTTGGGTGGCAAAGGAAGCGATCCAAACGCTCGAGGATCTATCCAAACAACAGGAGCCATGGTTCTTTGGAGTCGGTTTTTTTAAACCTCATTTGCCATTCGCTGCACCGAAGCGTTGGTACGATCTCCATGCCGATGGCATACCCGATTTGAATCCATTGGCAGCAATGAAGCCGAAATGGCCTTCGACGTGGCATAAGAGCGGGGAGCTGCGAGGCAATTATGGGCACGAGCCAGGTCGCGATCCTGACACCGATGCCGAATATGCGAGGCTGCTACGACGCGCCTACGCAGCTTGCGTGAGTTACATGGATGCCCAAGTAGGGAAGGTGTTAAAAGAACTGGAGCGATTGGGACTCGATGACAACACCATTGTCGTGATCTGGAGCGATCATGGATTTCTGTTGGGTGAACACGCTATTTGGGGGAAGCATTGTCTTTACGAAAACGCCTTGCGATCCCCACTTATGATTCGTCATCCTGACATCAAGCAACCGGGGAAGCATTGCGACGCGATTGTCGAGACAATCGATGTGTTCCCGACCTTAACGGAACTTTGCAGTTTGGAGGCTCCAGCCACTCTCGACGGTCGCAGTTTGGTGCCGCAGCTTGCAGATCCAAGCATGAAGACGACCAAGCCTGCTGTCGGATTTTGGGGTGGTGGACAGCGCACTGTTCGAACGGATCGATGGCGAATGATCGTAAGCAAGCCCAACGGAGAAAAGGCTCCACAAGTGGAACTGTTCGACTACGAAACGGATCCGGAAGAAACGAACAACCATGCAGACGCTAACCCCGCTGTTGTTGCAGAACTTCTTCAACTTCTCAGCCAAGCTCCTTAG
- a CDS encoding DUF1080 domain-containing protein, which produces MKPISNSLIVFPLLVSWFGSLNAFVLGEDKVWTDPVVAWKEDPDFRVQGEYASDAMGAQVVALGDGKFDVHVLPGGLPSAGWEPGKDRIKLSVQIDGNELRRLDSISGFTLKWNGKQWLVTPPNGVEHSLARVERSSPTLGKAPPPDAVVLFDGTSTDAWLGGQMKNGLLHATGTTTKRTFGNYHLHLEFRTPYKPFARGQKRGNSGVYHSGRWETQILDSFGLEPQDNECGGIYSIAKPRWNMCFPPLAWQTYDVDFQASKWDASGKRTAWPRITVRLNGVIIHDDVELKKDFTTSAPETAPLTGPLGPIFLQEHGNPVEFRNIWIVQ; this is translated from the coding sequence ATGAAACCGATCTCGAATTCCCTCATCGTCTTTCCTCTCCTGGTGTCGTGGTTTGGTTCGCTCAACGCATTTGTTTTGGGTGAAGATAAAGTCTGGACAGATCCTGTTGTCGCTTGGAAAGAGGACCCTGACTTCCGTGTTCAAGGAGAATACGCAAGCGATGCGATGGGAGCTCAAGTCGTAGCGCTCGGGGACGGAAAGTTTGATGTTCATGTTCTGCCGGGTGGACTCCCCAGCGCGGGATGGGAGCCAGGCAAAGATCGAATCAAACTCTCCGTACAAATTGACGGAAACGAATTGCGGCGATTGGATTCCATCAGTGGGTTTACCCTGAAATGGAATGGCAAACAATGGCTCGTGACGCCCCCAAATGGCGTCGAACATTCCCTCGCGCGAGTGGAGCGAAGCAGTCCGACACTAGGCAAAGCGCCACCTCCCGACGCAGTCGTGTTGTTCGACGGCACATCGACAGACGCATGGTTGGGTGGCCAAATGAAGAATGGTTTGCTCCATGCCACGGGAACAACGACGAAAAGGACATTTGGAAACTACCATCTGCACCTTGAGTTTCGGACTCCGTACAAGCCGTTTGCTCGCGGTCAGAAGCGGGGAAATAGCGGCGTCTACCACAGCGGTCGTTGGGAGACTCAGATTCTGGATTCGTTTGGTCTTGAACCTCAGGACAACGAGTGCGGCGGTATCTATTCCATTGCGAAACCGCGATGGAACATGTGCTTCCCCCCGTTGGCTTGGCAAACGTACGACGTGGATTTTCAAGCCTCGAAATGGGATGCATCGGGTAAGCGGACGGCATGGCCACGCATCACCGTGCGTCTCAACGGGGTCATCATCCACGACGATGTGGAGTTGAAAAAGGATTTCACGACTTCGGCACCTGAAACCGCTCCCTTGACAGGACCTCTCGGCCCCATTTTCCTCCAGGAACACGGTAACCCCGTCGAATTTCGTAACATATGGATCGTGCAGTAG